Below is a window of Haloglycomyces albus DSM 45210 DNA.
TTCTCCAGGTCGGCGATCGATTCGATCTGCCGGGCCCGTTCCTGTTCCAGGTTGTTGATCTCAATGCGTTGTTCCACGAAGGTACGCAAGGGATAGGCGTAGGCGAGCGCGAGGAGGGACAGCACGAGTGCGAGCACGGCGGCTCGGCGTGACATCCGACGCGGCGGTCGGACACGACGACGCTGCACGGCCGGTACCGTTCCGGTCGTGGTCTTGCGTTGTCTACCTGTGCGGCTGCGGCCGGGACCGGATCCACCCCGGCCGGCCCCCGGGCGCGAAGGACGTCGAGAACTCACACTGAGAAGTCTAATGGCTTCGTTACGAGCGGGTTGAAGCCTCCTCAAAGTCGGGTCCCCACAATCCGGTCGGTGGACCCGGGACGCGGCCGAGGAGACGACGAGAGCTAAAAGCGTGTCCCGGTTGGACATTGCTTCGGCACTGTCCAACCGGGATTAAAACGACGCTATTGTGCCTGGTATTTCGGGAAGGCCTTGGCACCCGCATAGCGGGCGGCGTCGTCCAGGTCCTCCTCGATGCGGAGAAGTTGGTTGTACTTGGCCACTCGTTCACTGCGTGCGGGCGCGCCCGTCTTGATCTGCCCGGTACCCCAGGCGACGGCGAGATCGGAGATGGTGTTGTCCTCGGTTTCACCGGAACGGTGGCTCATCATGCATCCGAAGCCGGCGCGCTGCGCCATGGTGACCGCGTCGGAGGTCTCGGTGATGGTTCCGATCTGGTTGACCTTCACCAGCAGACCGTTGGCAGCGTTCTCTTGGATTCCACGCTGCAGGCGTTCGGGGTTGGTGACGAAGAGGTCGTCGCCGACGATCTGCACCCGACCGCCGATCCGACCGGTCAGCTGCGCCCAGCCTTCCCAGTCCTCTTCCGCCAGTGGGTCTTCAATGGACACGAATGGGTAGGCGTCCAGAAGTTCCTCGTAATAGGCGGTCATCTCGTCAGCGGTGCGGTTCTGGCCCTCGAACACGTAGGAGCCGTCGCGGTAGAACTCGGTCGCGGCCGCGTCCATGGCCAAGGCGATGTCGGTTCCGGTCCGGTAGCCGGCCTTCTCGATCGCTTGCACGATCAGGTCGAGGGCCTCACGGTTGGACCCCAGGTTGGGGGCGAAACCGCCCTCGTCACCGAGCCCGGTGGCCAGGCCCTTGTCCTTGAGGACCGCTTTGAGGGCGTGGTACGTCTCAGTGCCCCAGCGCAGTGCCTCCGCGAAGGTGGGGGCACCGATGGGTGCGATCATGAACTCCTGAATGTCGACGTTCGAGTCGGCGTGCGAACCGCCGTTGAGGATGTTCATGCACGGCACCGGCAATTCGAAGGCGTTGACGCCACCGAGGTAGCGGTAGAGCGGCAGTGCCGTCGAGTCGGCCGACGAACGTGCCACGGCCATGGAGACTCCGAGAATGGCGTTGGCGCCCAGGTTGGATTTGTCGGGAGTTCCGTCGAGGTCCAGCAGACGCTGGTCGATCAGGCGTTGTTCGGTGGACTCCAGTCCGATGAGCTCGTCACGGATGGCACCGTTGATGTTCTCCACCGCCGCGAGCACGCCTTTACCGCCGTAACGCTCGGGGTCCTTGTCACGCAGTTCCAACGCTTCGAACGCTCCGGTCGAAGCACCGGAGGGGACCGCCGCCCGCTGCAGGGTGTCGTCGTCCAACAGAACTTCCACCTCAACGGTCGGATTCCCCCGCGAATCGAGAACTTCGCGCGCCCTAAGGTCTTCAATTACTGCCACAGTTTCTCCTGATTAAATCTGCTGTCAGTATCACTGACGAATGAATGCGAATCATGAGTTCCGTCCCACGATCCCGACGTATGCGGGAAAACGTGGAGCTCCGCCGCGCTGCGGTGCGTCCCGGTTGG
It encodes the following:
- a CDS encoding FtsB family cell division protein, yielding MSSRRPSRPGAGRGGSGPGRSRTGRQRKTTTGTVPAVQRRRVRPPRRMSRRAAVLALVLSLLALAYAYPLRTFVEQRIEINNLEQERARQIESIADLEKERAKWNDDEYVAAQIRERLGLVEPGEELVKVLGEDDNENLPDPDSDTGPEKEWFDDLLDTFDDADSNEPEDADD
- the eno gene encoding phosphopyruvate hydratase, with the translated sequence MAVIEDLRAREVLDSRGNPTVEVEVLLDDDTLQRAAVPSGASTGAFEALELRDKDPERYGGKGVLAAVENINGAIRDELIGLESTEQRLIDQRLLDLDGTPDKSNLGANAILGVSMAVARSSADSTALPLYRYLGGVNAFELPVPCMNILNGGSHADSNVDIQEFMIAPIGAPTFAEALRWGTETYHALKAVLKDKGLATGLGDEGGFAPNLGSNREALDLIVQAIEKAGYRTGTDIALAMDAAATEFYRDGSYVFEGQNRTADEMTAYYEELLDAYPFVSIEDPLAEEDWEGWAQLTGRIGGRVQIVGDDLFVTNPERLQRGIQENAANGLLVKVNQIGTITETSDAVTMAQRAGFGCMMSHRSGETEDNTISDLAVAWGTGQIKTGAPARSERVAKYNQLLRIEEDLDDAARYAGAKAFPKYQAQ